The following DNA comes from Tachypleus tridentatus isolate NWPU-2018 chromosome 9, ASM421037v1, whole genome shotgun sequence.
ctgatttaaattaacattGAACATTTAAGTTGTATCTATACACATGCATCAAGgtgtaaaaaaaaagtgtaaaagtaTTCTATAGAAAAAATGGAACTAAGCTCTTTTTGTATCTGATTATAACAATCTATGATTTCTAACCTTGTGAACTGcaaacttttgcatataaattacaaattaaacctaataaaattttaatttttggtcTTTTAAGATTCAGTAATGACAGTTACTATAATGCAGTGCTCATTGTCTGACCATTAAAGTTTTTTAAGGAAGTGTGAATGATAtaacttttgaaattttttacTGTCTTATTATTCAGTGGATAAGGTTTTAATCTATAATTTCTGAAAAAATGCAGGGTGAAtagcataaaaaaatattttcaattaaacattttagttcaataaattaatattttttttttatataatgaaagGTTGAGGAAAACATGTTTGAAGATCAGATTTGTAACAAACACTACCAAAGAATCCAAACGTATTTTGTGGGAGCGATTAACAAACCTGGGGTTTTCCATAGAGCAGGATGAAATCTTTACTTCTTTGACAGCAGCTCATGAGGTGGTATGTAGGAAAAACCTTCGACCCCAGTTGTTGTTAGAAGATGAAGCTTTAGAAGATTTTCCAGGTTAGatgaaaaattcaaataaatctaGATACTTGCATTAGAACTGTTTTCAAACTTTGATTGCACTTTGTTATGCTTTTAcctcatatttttcttttagctgttaaatattacatcataacagttttgtttctatttcatCATTATGATTAGATTCTAATTTACTCTTGGCTTGGTAATAGATTATCACATTATCTGATTACCCAAGAAGTGGGCCTCTTAACATAGTACATTAATTTATGTGTATGAACATACGTGCTGttatgaattatatttcattatgtctTCTTTgtcacttaaataaatattatcttaatattaataatattttaaaactagtagGTGCAGCCTATCAGAATATGTATTTTGGTTATTGATAAAAAGGCACACCAAATAAAGAAATGCTAAAGTCTGTGAAGCGTATGTAataaaatacagggtgtttggaaagtcactgtgcacttatatatttattaacagacaaaactgcacagtgactttccgaacaccctgtagtaaaTTATTACCAATAAAttgttagataaatttaaagaaagcaTAATAAAGTACTTTTCAGAAAcatatcataaaaaaacaactattttaaaacttcatGAATGCAGAGTTAATGTtgagtaacaaaatataaaacagattaatacacttaggtacaTATCCTGTTCTTTCATTGTGTTGTAAACAGCAAAAGGACTTTTTATGtggaattattttcttttcttgataGATACTAATACAAAAAATCCCAATGCAGTTGTTGTGGGATTGGCACCTAGCAAGTTTAACTTTAACACCCTTAATGATGCTTTCAGGTAagtaggatttgtttgtttgtttgtgtttctgcatttgctaaattaaaaaacagaaaattctttCAAAACTAAGTTACAAGTGGAATAGTAGAGTTCTGTATTGaggatttataataattttagaccaagtaaaaaacaataacacatgtTTAGTGTTTCCACCCACTTCCTTACAACACATGTTTAGTGTCCCCACCCACTTCCTTTTTTGTATTTACATTccccttttttatatttatcataaagtcTGTTTCATTTTGACAACTTCTGTTTGACatgaactgttataaaataagcAACAATTGTGAAAAGGATGGCAAACTTTCTTTCAAAGAGGAGAGGGCATTATAAAAAAAGGACTTCCTTCTCctacttttcaaaaacattagaTGCTAAACTTTTTCAGTTGGTCTTATATGGTTCTGTTGATGAAATTAAATTGATTGTAGTTGcaagagaaatatttaatattttgagatgaaataacaaaaacttggatttgttataaagtttatgtaaatctatttttttttaaatctgttaaCTAGGatgtatatttatcataaagACTGCTGAAAATGCAATCGTAATAATCATCGACTAATATCagtgttatgttttaatatacgtTAAGCACATGTTCAACAAATATCAATAGCCATGTGATAACACATTGCAAAATTTTTAAGACAAGAATCATCATTTATTTCTGTCAGTGTGgatgtatataaaaacaattatgcaTTCATAAATGCATAATTCAATAGCAATGTGTTATCACATAACTATTGATATTTGTTAAACATGtacttatattaaaaagtaactgaTATTAGTCAATGATTATTATGAATATGATAAATTATCacttatctttgtttttgtactcaaaaataaattatgctcTCTATTGTAGGTTGTAAGTAATAATGCAGAATATTGGTGTTCAAACAGTTATGGAAGCACAACAGCATTCAGGCTTTAttcttttatatgtaattttttccATGTGGTTACAGTGAAAACATATATGTCAGAACACTATgctttttttacttgttttgagcTAACTTTAATTCAAGATGTACCCTGTGTATCCACTGGTTCTCTTTTGTGTGGAgcattttgttattagtttattgAAGATTTCAACATCTTGGGAATTGTGGCTAAAAAGAATGCAGTGCATGAAAGAGAGTTTGTACATGCATGAGGTGCATTCTGAAATAATTGTAAATTGAATAGCGTAATCTGAGCTACTAGAATTGTGAATTTATCATTGCCTGGTGATATGCGTGTAAAACCAAAAGCTTGTGTAAACAGTATGTCTGAGAACTTGTAGATGGAGAAATAAGCattctaaattattaataatggaTGCTTTTGTGAAATCTTGCTATATGggagaaaaatattaacttattttaatgtttacctaaaaataatgtgaatgtacagtttagttatttGGCCAATTAACATGAGAATATTTTGATTGCTTTTAAAGGATGTTAGAGATGATATTGATGGATCCCAGAGGGCAGGACTAGTAGGAATGCTGGTTAAGACTGGTAGGTATA
Coding sequences within:
- the LOC143227338 gene encoding haloacid dehalogenase-like hydrolase domain-containing protein 2, with the protein product MAVQGCLRGVLIDLSGTIHIENCAICGAADALKRLRKTCLKIRFVTNTTKESKRILWERLTNLGFSIEQDEIFTSLTAAHEVVCRKNLRPQLLLEDEALEDFPDTNTKNPNAVVVGLAPSKFNFNTLNDAFSLLKISTSWELWLKRMQCMKESLYMHEDVRDDIDGSQRAGLVGMLVKTGKYREGDELKISPSPNYVFENFPAAVDFIINHLT